TTTTTGGCGCATGCTTGGGAATGGAAAAATGAGTATGGTGGAATTATTTTAGATCAATTAAAAAAGTTAGGAGCTTCTTGTGATTGGGAGCGTACTTCTTTTACAATGGATCCTGCATTGTCTGAATCTGTAATAAAGGTGTTTGTTGATTTATATAATAAAGGATTAATTTACCGTGGATATAGAATGGTAAATTGGGACCCTGAAGCTAAAACAACGCTTTCTGATGAAGAAGTTATTCATGTTGAAAAACAAGGAAACCTTTATTATTTAGAATATAAAATTGAAGGGTCAGAAGATAAATTAACCATTGCAACTACGCGTCCTGAAACTATTTTTGGTGATACAGCAATCTGTATTAACCCAAATGACGAACGTTTTACACATTTAAAAGGAAAGAAAGCAATCGTACCATTAAGTAATCGTGTGATTCCTATTATTGAAGATGAATATGTTGATGTTGAGTTTGGAACAGGTTGTTTAAAAGTAACTCCTGCACACGATGAAAACGATAAAGTTCTTGGAGATAAACACAAATTAGAAGTAATTGATATTTTTAATGACGATGCTTCTTTAAATTCTTTCGGATTACATTATCAAGGAAAAGATCGTTTTGTAGCTCGTAAAGAAGTTGTTCAAGAATTAGAAGAGAAAGGGATTTTAGTGAAAACTGAAGTTCATATGAATAAAGTAGGGACTTCAGAAAGAACTAAAGCAGTAATAGAACCAAGATTGTCAGATCAATGGTTTTTAAAAATGGAAGATTTAGCAAAACCTGCTATTGAAGCTGTTTTAGGTGAAAATAGTGAGGTAACTTTATATCCTAAAAAATTCGAAAATACGTACCGTCATTGGATGGAAAACATCCGTGATTGGAATATTTCTCGTCAATTATGGTGGGGACAACAAATTCCTGCTTATTTCTATGGTGATGGAAAAGAAGATTTTGTAGTTGCTGAAAGTATCGAAGAAGCGATTGTTTTAGCAAAAGAACGAACAAGAAAAGCTGATTTAGTAGCATCTGACTTAAGACAAGATGAAGATGCGCTAGATACTTGGTTTTCTTCTTGGTTATGGCCAATGAGTGTTTTTGACGGAATTAATAATCCTGAGAACGAAGAAATTAAATATTATTATCCAACAAACGATTTAGTTACTGGACCAGATATTTTATTTTTCTGGGTAGCACGTATGATTGTTGCTGGCTATGAATATAAAGATGAACGCCCGTTTGAAAATGTTTACTTAACAGGTTTGGTTCGTGATAAGCAACGTAGAAAAATGTCTAAATCATTAGGTAACTCACCTGATGCTTTAAAACTGATTGAAGAGTATGGAGCTGATGGTGTAAGAGTTGGTTTATTATTAAGTTCTGCTGCGGGTAATGATTTAATGTTTGATGAAGATTTATGTCAGCAAGGAAAAGGATTTTCAAATAAAATTTGGAATACTTTCCGTTTAATAAAAGGCTGGGAAATAGATGCTAATTTAGAGCAGCCTGAAACTGCAAAAATAGGACTAGCATGGTATGAGTCTAAATTTCAAAAGGCGTTAGTAGAAATAGAAGATCATTTTTCTAAATATCGTTTATCTGACGCTTTAATGGCTATTTATAAATTAATTACTGATGATTTTTCTTCATGGTTATTAGAAATCGTAAAACCAGGGTATCAACAACCAATTGACGCTAAGACATATGCAGAAGTAATACAAGTTTTAGAAAATAACTTGAAAGTATTACATCCATTTATGCCATTTTTATCAGAAGAAATTTGGCAGCACATTACAGAAAGAACATCAGAAGAGGCATTAGTAATTGCTTTATATCCTAAAGTAACAGCTATTAATGAAGAGTTAATAACTAATTTTGATTTTGCTACTGAAGTTGTTTCAGGAATAAGAACAATTAGAAAAAATAAAAATATTTCGTTTAAAGAAGCAATAGAATTATCTGTTGTAAATAGCGAAAAGTACACTACAGGTTTTGATTTAATAATTAAAAAATTAACAAACACTTCAGTTGTTAATTATGTAACAGAAAAGGTTGAAGGAGCTGCTTCTTTTAGAGTAAAATCAAATGAATACTTTGTACCAATTTCATTAGATAGTATTGATGTAGAAGCTGAAATAATAAAATTAAAAGCAGAATTAAAACGAGCGGAAGGTTTCTTGTTTGGAGTTCAAAAGAAATTATCTAACGAACGTTTTGTTAGTAATGCCCCTGAGCAAGTAATTACTATTGAGCGTAAAAAAGAATCAGATTCATTAGCAAAAATAGAAACGATTAAAGCGAGTTTAGCAAGTTTAAGTTAA
This genomic stretch from Tenacibaculum sp. Bg11-29 harbors:
- a CDS encoding valine--tRNA ligase, translating into MNIPSKYNSKEVEGKWYDYWMKHNYFHSEVDEREPYTIVIPPPNVTGVLHMGHMLNITIQDVLIRRARLQGKNACWVPGTDHASIATEAKVVAKLKEQGIDKNDLTREEFLAHAWEWKNEYGGIILDQLKKLGASCDWERTSFTMDPALSESVIKVFVDLYNKGLIYRGYRMVNWDPEAKTTLSDEEVIHVEKQGNLYYLEYKIEGSEDKLTIATTRPETIFGDTAICINPNDERFTHLKGKKAIVPLSNRVIPIIEDEYVDVEFGTGCLKVTPAHDENDKVLGDKHKLEVIDIFNDDASLNSFGLHYQGKDRFVARKEVVQELEEKGILVKTEVHMNKVGTSERTKAVIEPRLSDQWFLKMEDLAKPAIEAVLGENSEVTLYPKKFENTYRHWMENIRDWNISRQLWWGQQIPAYFYGDGKEDFVVAESIEEAIVLAKERTRKADLVASDLRQDEDALDTWFSSWLWPMSVFDGINNPENEEIKYYYPTNDLVTGPDILFFWVARMIVAGYEYKDERPFENVYLTGLVRDKQRRKMSKSLGNSPDALKLIEEYGADGVRVGLLLSSAAGNDLMFDEDLCQQGKGFSNKIWNTFRLIKGWEIDANLEQPETAKIGLAWYESKFQKALVEIEDHFSKYRLSDALMAIYKLITDDFSSWLLEIVKPGYQQPIDAKTYAEVIQVLENNLKVLHPFMPFLSEEIWQHITERTSEEALVIALYPKVTAINEELITNFDFATEVVSGIRTIRKNKNISFKEAIELSVVNSEKYTTGFDLIIKKLTNTSVVNYVTEKVEGAASFRVKSNEYFVPISLDSIDVEAEIIKLKAELKRAEGFLFGVQKKLSNERFVSNAPEQVITIERKKESDSLAKIETIKASLASLS